In one window of Microtus pennsylvanicus isolate mMicPen1 chromosome 2, mMicPen1.hap1, whole genome shotgun sequence DNA:
- the Trabd gene encoding traB domain-containing protein isoform X1, which produces MPGSGRVDCSRSLQAPTGHLSPGILHQSGSCCPVMEGEEKPVQEADMEPVVTSGASESVPRVLSGDPQNISDVDAFNLLLEMKLKRRRERPNLPRTVTQLVAEDGSRVYVVGTAHFSDDSKRDVVKTIREVQPDVVVVELCQYRVSMLKMDEKTLLREAKEVSLEKLQQAVRQNGLMSGLMQMLLLKVSAHITEQLGMAPGGEFREAFKEASKVPFCKFHLGDRPIPVTFKRAIAALSFWQKVKLAWGLCFLSDPISKDDVERCKQKDLLEQMMAEMIGEFPDLHRTIVSERDIYLTYMLRQAARRLELPRTSDAEPRKCVPSVVVGVVGMGHVPGIEKNWSTDLNIQEIMTVPPPSISGRVSRVAVKAAFFGLLGYSLYWMGRRTMNLVLSLPAAQFCLQRVSEARPGR; this is translated from the exons GCATCCTGCATCAATCAGGAAGCTGCTGTCCTGtcatggagggagaggagaagccaGTTCAAGAG GCTGATATGGAACCCGTGGTAACATCAGGGGCCTCGGAATCAGTGCCAAGGGTGCTTTCCGGAGACCCTCAAAACATCT CTGACGTGGATGCCTTCAACTTGCTCCTGGAGATGAAACTGAAGCGGCGGCGTGAGCGGCCCAACCTTCCACGTACTGTGACCCAGCTGGTGGCCGAGGATGGGAGCAGGGTATATGTGGTGGGCACTGCTCACTTCAGTGATGACAGCAAGCGGGATGTAGTGAAG ACTATCCGGGAGGTGCAGCCTGACGTGGTAGTTGTGGAACTCTGTCAGTACCGTGTGTCCATGCTGAAGATGGACGAGAAAACGCTGCTACGAGAGGCCAAGGAGGTCAGCCTGGAGAAGCTGCAACAGGCTGTCAGGCAG AATGGGCTCATGTCTGGACTCATGCAGATGCTGCTGCTGAAGGTGTCGGCCCACATCACTGAGCAGTTAGGCATGGCTCCTGGTGGCGAGTTCAGGGAAGCCTTCAAGGAG GCAAGCAAGGTACCATTCTGCAAATTCCACTTGGGTGACCGGCCCATCCCAGTCACCTTTAAGAGGGCCATTGCTGCACTCTCCTTCTGGCAGAAGGTCAAGCTGGCCTGGGGCCTGTGCTTCCTGTCAGACCCCATCAG CAAAGACGATGTAGAGCGCTGCAAGCAGAAGGACCTGTTGGAGCAGATGATGGCAGAGATGATCGGGGAGTTTCCTGACTTGCACCGAACCATTGTCTCAGAGCGCGATATCTATTTGACGTATATGCTGAGGCAGGCTGCACGGCGCCTTGAGCTTCCCCGCACCTCTGATG CTGAGCCCAGGAAGTGTGTCCCATCTGTGGTTGTGGGTGTCGTTGGCATGGGTCATGTGCCTGGCATTGAGAAGAACTGGAGTACCGACCTCAACATCCAGGAGATCATGAC AGTTCCCCCTCCGTCCATCTCTGGCAGAGTGTCCCGGGTGGCTGTGAAGGCTGCCTTCTTTGGCCTACTGGGCTACAGTCTTTACTGGATGGGCCGTCGAACCATGAACCTGGTCCTCTCACTGCCTGCTGCGCAGTTCTGCCTCCAGAGGGTGAGCGAGGCCCGGCCAGGCCGGTAG
- the Trabd gene encoding traB domain-containing protein isoform X2, translated as MEGEEKPVQEADMEPVVTSGASESVPRVLSGDPQNISDVDAFNLLLEMKLKRRRERPNLPRTVTQLVAEDGSRVYVVGTAHFSDDSKRDVVKTIREVQPDVVVVELCQYRVSMLKMDEKTLLREAKEVSLEKLQQAVRQNGLMSGLMQMLLLKVSAHITEQLGMAPGGEFREAFKEASKVPFCKFHLGDRPIPVTFKRAIAALSFWQKVKLAWGLCFLSDPISKDDVERCKQKDLLEQMMAEMIGEFPDLHRTIVSERDIYLTYMLRQAARRLELPRTSDAEPRKCVPSVVVGVVGMGHVPGIEKNWSTDLNIQEIMTVPPPSISGRVSRVAVKAAFFGLLGYSLYWMGRRTMNLVLSLPAAQFCLQRVSEARPGR; from the exons atggagggagaggagaagccaGTTCAAGAG GCTGATATGGAACCCGTGGTAACATCAGGGGCCTCGGAATCAGTGCCAAGGGTGCTTTCCGGAGACCCTCAAAACATCT CTGACGTGGATGCCTTCAACTTGCTCCTGGAGATGAAACTGAAGCGGCGGCGTGAGCGGCCCAACCTTCCACGTACTGTGACCCAGCTGGTGGCCGAGGATGGGAGCAGGGTATATGTGGTGGGCACTGCTCACTTCAGTGATGACAGCAAGCGGGATGTAGTGAAG ACTATCCGGGAGGTGCAGCCTGACGTGGTAGTTGTGGAACTCTGTCAGTACCGTGTGTCCATGCTGAAGATGGACGAGAAAACGCTGCTACGAGAGGCCAAGGAGGTCAGCCTGGAGAAGCTGCAACAGGCTGTCAGGCAG AATGGGCTCATGTCTGGACTCATGCAGATGCTGCTGCTGAAGGTGTCGGCCCACATCACTGAGCAGTTAGGCATGGCTCCTGGTGGCGAGTTCAGGGAAGCCTTCAAGGAG GCAAGCAAGGTACCATTCTGCAAATTCCACTTGGGTGACCGGCCCATCCCAGTCACCTTTAAGAGGGCCATTGCTGCACTCTCCTTCTGGCAGAAGGTCAAGCTGGCCTGGGGCCTGTGCTTCCTGTCAGACCCCATCAG CAAAGACGATGTAGAGCGCTGCAAGCAGAAGGACCTGTTGGAGCAGATGATGGCAGAGATGATCGGGGAGTTTCCTGACTTGCACCGAACCATTGTCTCAGAGCGCGATATCTATTTGACGTATATGCTGAGGCAGGCTGCACGGCGCCTTGAGCTTCCCCGCACCTCTGATG CTGAGCCCAGGAAGTGTGTCCCATCTGTGGTTGTGGGTGTCGTTGGCATGGGTCATGTGCCTGGCATTGAGAAGAACTGGAGTACCGACCTCAACATCCAGGAGATCATGAC AGTTCCCCCTCCGTCCATCTCTGGCAGAGTGTCCCGGGTGGCTGTGAAGGCTGCCTTCTTTGGCCTACTGGGCTACAGTCTTTACTGGATGGGCCGTCGAACCATGAACCTGGTCCTCTCACTGCCTGCTGCGCAGTTCTGCCTCCAGAGGGTGAGCGAGGCCCGGCCAGGCCGGTAG
- the Trabd gene encoding traB domain-containing protein isoform X3, with translation MKLKRRRERPNLPRTVTQLVAEDGSRVYVVGTAHFSDDSKRDVVKTIREVQPDVVVVELCQYRVSMLKMDEKTLLREAKEVSLEKLQQAVRQNGLMSGLMQMLLLKVSAHITEQLGMAPGGEFREAFKEASKVPFCKFHLGDRPIPVTFKRAIAALSFWQKVKLAWGLCFLSDPISKDDVERCKQKDLLEQMMAEMIGEFPDLHRTIVSERDIYLTYMLRQAARRLELPRTSDAEPRKCVPSVVVGVVGMGHVPGIEKNWSTDLNIQEIMTVPPPSISGRVSRVAVKAAFFGLLGYSLYWMGRRTMNLVLSLPAAQFCLQRVSEARPGR, from the exons ATGAAACTGAAGCGGCGGCGTGAGCGGCCCAACCTTCCACGTACTGTGACCCAGCTGGTGGCCGAGGATGGGAGCAGGGTATATGTGGTGGGCACTGCTCACTTCAGTGATGACAGCAAGCGGGATGTAGTGAAG ACTATCCGGGAGGTGCAGCCTGACGTGGTAGTTGTGGAACTCTGTCAGTACCGTGTGTCCATGCTGAAGATGGACGAGAAAACGCTGCTACGAGAGGCCAAGGAGGTCAGCCTGGAGAAGCTGCAACAGGCTGTCAGGCAG AATGGGCTCATGTCTGGACTCATGCAGATGCTGCTGCTGAAGGTGTCGGCCCACATCACTGAGCAGTTAGGCATGGCTCCTGGTGGCGAGTTCAGGGAAGCCTTCAAGGAG GCAAGCAAGGTACCATTCTGCAAATTCCACTTGGGTGACCGGCCCATCCCAGTCACCTTTAAGAGGGCCATTGCTGCACTCTCCTTCTGGCAGAAGGTCAAGCTGGCCTGGGGCCTGTGCTTCCTGTCAGACCCCATCAG CAAAGACGATGTAGAGCGCTGCAAGCAGAAGGACCTGTTGGAGCAGATGATGGCAGAGATGATCGGGGAGTTTCCTGACTTGCACCGAACCATTGTCTCAGAGCGCGATATCTATTTGACGTATATGCTGAGGCAGGCTGCACGGCGCCTTGAGCTTCCCCGCACCTCTGATG CTGAGCCCAGGAAGTGTGTCCCATCTGTGGTTGTGGGTGTCGTTGGCATGGGTCATGTGCCTGGCATTGAGAAGAACTGGAGTACCGACCTCAACATCCAGGAGATCATGAC AGTTCCCCCTCCGTCCATCTCTGGCAGAGTGTCCCGGGTGGCTGTGAAGGCTGCCTTCTTTGGCCTACTGGGCTACAGTCTTTACTGGATGGGCCGTCGAACCATGAACCTGGTCCTCTCACTGCCTGCTGCGCAGTTCTGCCTCCAGAGGGTGAGCGAGGCCCGGCCAGGCCGGTAG
- the Selenoo gene encoding protein adenylyltransferase SelO, mitochondrial: MASLRAAFGASLAAARTRPQSVGLALPSPAPWSAWAVAMEPTPRWLAALRFDNRALRALPVETPPPGPEDVLSTPRPVPGACFSRARPAPLRRPRLVALSGPALALLGLEASEEAEVEAEAALFFSGNALLPGAEPAAHCYCGHQFGQFAGQLGDGAAMYLGEVCTAAGERWELQLKGAGPTPFSRQADGRKVLRSSIREFLCSEAMFHLGIPTTRAGACVTSESTVIRDVFYDGNPKYEKCTVVLRIAPTFIRFGSFEIFKPPDEYTGRAGPSVGRNDIRVQMLDYVISSFYPEIQAAHTCDSDNIQRNAAFFREVTRRTARMVAEWQCVGFCHGVLNTDNMSIVGLTIDYGPFGFLDRYDPDHVCNASDNAGRYTYSKQPQVCKWNLQKLAEALEPELPLALGEAILAEEFDSEFQRHYLQKMRKKLGLIRVEQEEDGTLVAKLLETMHQTGADFTNTFYMLSSFPTEPSDSAEFLTRLTSQCASLEELRLAFRPQMDPRQLSMMLMLAQSNPQLFALIGTQANVTKELERVEQQSRLEQLSPAELQSRNTDHWETWLQKYRARLDKEKEDVGDTAAWQAERMRIMHANNPKYVLRNYIAQNAIEAAENGDFSEVRRVLKLLESPYYSDEAATEATGPEAVARTTDEQCSYSNRPPLWAAELCVTUSS; this comes from the exons ATGGCCTCCCTCAGAGCCGCGTTCGGGGCTTCGCTCGCGGCTGCCAGGACCCGGCCGCAGTCCGTGGGCCTCGCGCTTCCGTCGCCCGCGCCCTGGTCCGCCTGGGCTGTTGCTATGGAGCCCACGCCGCGCTGGCTAGCGGCGCTGCGCTTCGACAACCGCGCCCTGCGCGCGCTGCCGGTGGAGACGCCGCCGCCCGGGCCCGAGGACGTCCTGTCCACCCCGCGGCCGGTGCCCGGAGCCTGCTTCAGCCGCGCACGGCCCGCCCCGCTGCGGCGGCCGCGCCTCGTGGCGCTGTCGGGGCCCGCGCTGGCGCTGCTGGGGCTCGAGGCCAGCGAGGAGGCCGAGGTCGAGGCCGAAGCCGCGCTTTTCTTCAGTGGCAATGCTCTGCTGCCGGGCGCCGAGCCCGCCGCGCACTGCTACTGTGGACACCAGTTCGGTCAGTTCGCTGGGCAGCTGGGCGACGGCGCCGCCATGTACCTGGGCGAAGTGTGCACTGCGGCCGGCGAGCGCTGGGAGCTGCAGCTCAAGGGCGCCGGCCCCACGCCCTTCTCCAG ACAGGCCGATGGTCGCAAAGTCCTCCGGTCAAGCATCCGTGAGTTCCTGTGCAGTGAAGCCATGTTTCACCTGGGGATCCCCACCACGCGGGCCGGGGCCTGCGTCACATCTGAGTCCACAGTGATTCGCGACGTGTTCTATGATGGTAATCCAAAATATGAAAAGTGCACGGTTGTGTTGCGTATAGCTCCCACTTTTATAAG ATTTGGCTCCTTTGAAATTTTTAAGCCCCCAGATGAATACACCGGGCGTGCAGGCCCTAGCGTGGGACGAAATGATATCCGAGTGCAGATGCTCGACTATGTGATCAGCTCTTTCTACCCTGAAATCCAGGCTGCCCATACCTGTGACAGTGACAACATACAGAGGAACGCTGCCTTTTTCAGAGAG GTGACGCGACGAACAGCACGGATGGTGGCCGAGTGGCAGTGTGTTGGCTTTTGCCACGGTGTCCTCAACACTGACAACATGAGCATCGTGGGGCTCACTATTGACTATGGACCCTTTGGCTTCCTGGACAG ATATGACCCTGACCATGTGTGCAATGCCTCTGACAATGCTGGGCGCTACACATATAGCAAGCAGCCTCAGGTATGCAAGTGGAATCTGCAGAAACTGGCTGAAGCCCTGGAGCCTGAGCTGCCACTTGCTCTGGGTGAGGCCATCCTAGCAGAGGAGTTTGACAGCGAATTCCAAAGGCACTATCTACAGAAGATGCGTAAGAAGCTGGGCCTTATTCGAGTGgagcaggaagaagatgggacacTTGTGGCCAAGCTTCTGGAGACCATGCATCAGACTG GTGCTGACTTCACAAACACCTTCTATATGCTGAGTTCCTTCCCGACCGAACCATCGGACTCAGCAGAGTTCCtaaccaggctgacctcccaGTGTGCCTCTCTGGAAGAGCTGAGGCTTGCCTTCCGACCCCAGATGGATCCACG GCAACTCTCCATGATGCTGATGCTTGCACAGTCGAACCCACAGCTCTTTGCACTCATTGGCACTCAAGCAAATGTCACAAAGGAGCTAGAGCGCGTAGAGCAACAGTCACGGCTGGAACAGCTGAGCCCCGCTGAATTGCAGAGCAGAAACACAGACCACTGGGAAACCTGGCTACAGAAGTACAG AGCCCGTCTGGACAAGGAGAAGGAGGACGTCGGAGACACTGCTGCCTGGCAGGCCGAACGTATGCGCATCATGCATGCCAACAACCCCAAGTACGTCCTAAGGAACTATATTGCACAGAATGCCATTGAAGCTGCTGAAAACGGAGACTTTTCTGAG GTGCGACGTGTCCTGAAGCTGCTAGAGTCTCCTTACTACAGTGACGAGGCAGCCACTGAGGCCACAGGCCCTGAAGCAGTGGCAAGGACCACTGATGAGCAGTGTTCCTATAGCAACAGGCCACCACTCTGGGCGGCAGAACTCTGCGTAACATGATCCTCATAA